A genomic segment from Gavia stellata isolate bGavSte3 chromosome 4, bGavSte3.hap2, whole genome shotgun sequence encodes:
- the PSMC2 gene encoding 26S proteasome regulatory subunit 7, giving the protein MPDYLGADQRKTKEEEKEDKPIRALDEGDIALLKTYGQSTYSRQIKQVEDDIQQLLKKINELTGIKESDTGLAPPALWDLAADKQTLQSEQPLQVARCTKIINADSEDPKYIINVKQFAKFVVDLSDQVAPTDIEEGMRVGVDRNKYQIHIPLPPKIDPTVTMMQVEEKPDVTYSDVGGCKEQIEKLREVVETPLLHPERFVNLGIEPPKGVLLFGPPGTGKTLCARAVANRTDACFIRVIGSELVQKYVGEGARMVRELFEMARTKKACLIFFDEIDAIGGARFDDGAGGDNEVQRTMLELINQLDGFDPRGNIKVLMATNRPDTLDPALMRPGRLDRKIEFSLPDLEGRTHIFKIHARSMSVERDIRFELLARLCPNSTGAEIRSVCTEAGMFAIRARRKIATEKDFLEAVNKVIKSYAKFSATPRYMTYN; this is encoded by the exons CTCTGGATGAAGGAGATATTGCCTTGCTGAAAACCTAT GGCCAGAGCACGTACTCGAGGCAGATCAAGCAAGTAGAAGATGATATTCAACAACTACTTAAGAAAATCAATGAGCTCACTG GAATCAAGGAATCCGACACTGGGCTGGCTCCTCCTGCCCTTTGGGATCTGGCTGCAGATAAGCAAACTCTCCAAAGCGAGCAACCGTTACAAGTTGCAAG GTGTACAAAGATAATCAATGCAGACTCCGAGGATCCCAAGTACATTATCAATGTCAAACAGTTTGCCAAATTCGTGGTGGATCTCAGTGACCAGGTGGCACCTACTGACATAGAAGAAGGCATGAGAGTTGG GGTGGACAGAAACAAGTATCAAATCCATATCCCCTTGCCTCCAAAGATTGATCCCACAGTCACCATGATGCAA GTAGAAGAAAAACCAGACGTCACTTACAGTGATGTTGGTGGTTGTAAAGAGCAGATTGAAAAGCTGAGAGAGGTGGTTGAAACCCCTCTGCTTCAT CCTGAAAGATTTGTTAATCTTGGAATTGAGCCTCCCAAAGGAGTACTTCTGTTTGGGCCACCTGGTACAGGCAAAACGCTCTGTGCCCGTGCTGTTGCTAACAGGACTGATGCCTGCTTCATCAGAGTAATTGGATCTGAATTGGTGCAAAAGTATGTGGGAGAG GGAGCGCGAATGGTTCGTGAACTCTTTGAAATGGCCAGAACTAAAAAAGCTTGTCTTATATTCTTTGATGAAATTGATGCCATTGGAG GTGCTCGTTTTGAtgatggggctgggggtgacAACGAAGTGCAACGTACTATGCTGGAGCTGATCAACCAGTTGGATGGTTTTGACCCACGAGGCAACATCAAAGTGCTGATGGCTACAAACAGACCTGATACTCTGGATCCAGCCCTGATGAGGCCTGGCAGGTTGGATAGGAAGATAGAGTTTAGCTTGCCTGATCTTGAG GGGCGAACTCACATATTCAAGATACATGCTCGTTCGATGAGTGTTGAAAGAGACATAAGATTTGAGCTGTTGGCTCGACTGTGTCCTAATAGCACAG GCGCTGAGATTCGCAGTGTCTGCACAGAGGCAGGCATGTTTGCTATCCGAGCACGTCGAAAAATcgcaacagagaaagacttcCTAGAAGCAGTGAACAAAGTCATTAAATCGTATGCGAAATTCAGTGCTACACCCCGCTACATGACCTACAACTAG